The following proteins are co-located in the Neodiprion virginianus isolate iyNeoVirg1 chromosome 6, iyNeoVirg1.1, whole genome shotgun sequence genome:
- the LOC124306652 gene encoding putative tyramine receptor 2, with amino-acid sequence MNASGVGGPGGPLGDDFESNCPEETESGVPLPPWEAAAASVTLGFLVLATVLGNALVILSVFTYRPLRIVQNFFIVSLAVADLAVALLVMPFNVAYLLLGKWVFGIHLCKLWLTCDVLCCTASILNLCAIALDRYWAITDPINYAQKRTLKRVLATIAFVWIFSGAISSPPLAGWNDWPEELEPGTPCQLTRRQGYVIYSSLGSFFLPLLLMSLVYLEIFLATRKRLRERARQSRLGAVASTRHRCTDDDPEESVSSETNHNERSTPRSQAKPSLIEDGPTTMTVTLGGATSTTTAIAPSTTVYQFIEERQRISLSKERRAARTLGVIMGVFVVCWLPFFLMYVIVPFCSSCCPTERMVYFITWLGYVNSALNPLIYTIFNLDYRRAFRRLLHIR; translated from the coding sequence ATGAACGCGAGCGGAGTCGGAGGGCCCGGGGGTCCCCTGGGGGATGATTTCGAGAGTAATTGCCCGGAAGAAACGGAATCCGGCGTCCCCCTACCGCCGTGGGAAGCGGCAGCGGCGTCGGTCACCCTGGGCTTCCTCGTCCTGGCAACGGTCCTCGGTAACGCTCTCGTTATCCTGAGCGTATTCACCTACCGGCCGCTACGAATCGTCCAAAACTTCTTCATCGTGTCTCTGGCCGTGGCCGACCTGGCGGTGGCCCTCCTGGTCATGCCGTTCAACGTCGCCTACCTCCTCCTCGGCAAGTGGGTGTTCGGAATCCACCTCTGCAAGCTGTGGCTGACCTGCGACGTGCTCTGCTGCACGGCGAGCATACTGAACCTCTGCGCCATCGCCCTCGATCGTTACTGGGCTATAACGGACCCGATAAACTATGCCCAGAAACGCACCCTGAAACGGGTCCTCGCGACGATCGCCTTCGTCTGGATATTCTCGGGGGCGATAAGCTCCCCCCCCTTGGCCGGGTGGAACGACTGGCCCGAGGAACTCGAGCCCGGCACTCCGTGTCAGCTGACCCGCAGACAGGGGTACGTCATCTACTCCTCCCTCGGCTCGTTCTTCCTGCCTCTACTCCTGATGAGTCTCGTCTACCTCGAGATATTCCTCGCGACGAGGAAGCGACTCCGGGAGAGGGCGAGGCAGAGCAGGCTCGGCGCCGTCGCCTCGACGAGGCATCGCTGCACCGACGACGATCCCGAGGAGTCGGTCAGCTCCGAGACTAACCACAACGAGAGGTCGACGCCGCGCTCCCAGGCGAAGCCCTCCCTCATCGAGGACGGGCCGACGACCATGACGGTCACCCTCGGAGGggcgacgtcgacgacgacaGCGATCGCGCCCTCGACCACGGTGTACCAGTTCATCGAGGAACGTCAGAGGATCTCGCTGTCGAAGGAGCGCCGCGCCGCCAGGACACTCGGTGTCATTATGGGTGTTTTCGTCGTATGTTGGCTACCCTTCTTCCTTATGTACGTTATCGTCCCGTTCTGCTCGAGCTGCTGCCCCACCGAGAGAATGGTCTACTTCATTACGTGGCTCGGATACGTTAACAGCGCTCTAAACCCCCTCATATACACGATATTCAATCTCGACTACCGGAGGGCGTTCAGGCGGCTCCTTCATATCCGTTGA